A single genomic interval of uncultured Desulfobacter sp. harbors:
- a CDS encoding YkgJ family cysteine cluster protein, producing the protein MTIPNDAMDSTAHRELLGSGTFKFACHDGVPCFTRCCHNADMYLYPYDVVRMKQNLNMTSEEFLVAHTTTAIRDMPTFPNVMLKMSDLQGNPCTFLTEKGCTIYSDRPYSCRAYPLEPAIYGDADGSMHVQYYVMHHDYCKGHGEDKTWSAKSWMADQEMEAYLEPNNCWARIAGRLQSDSFRAQGIDANSPPMKMAFMASYNIDTFRRFVFESSFLSRYVVPQQQLNAVKEDDRELLMLGLSWIERFLFSDGPLEERA; encoded by the coding sequence ATGACAATACCTAACGACGCCATGGACAGCACGGCACATCGTGAATTACTTGGTAGCGGCACCTTCAAATTTGCCTGTCACGACGGTGTGCCCTGCTTTACCCGTTGCTGCCATAATGCAGACATGTATCTTTATCCCTATGACGTTGTACGCATGAAGCAAAACCTTAACATGACCTCGGAAGAGTTCCTGGTTGCCCATACCACAACAGCCATCCGCGACATGCCCACCTTTCCCAATGTGATGTTGAAAATGAGCGACCTGCAGGGTAACCCCTGTACGTTTCTGACGGAAAAGGGATGCACGATTTATTCAGATAGACCCTACTCCTGCCGGGCCTACCCCCTGGAACCGGCCATTTATGGTGACGCCGACGGCAGTATGCACGTGCAGTACTATGTCATGCACCATGATTACTGCAAAGGACATGGTGAAGATAAAACCTGGAGTGCCAAATCGTGGATGGCGGATCAGGAAATGGAAGCATATCTTGAACCCAACAACTGCTGGGCCCGCATTGCAGGCCGTTTACAGTCCGATTCTTTCAGGGCTCAGGGCATTGATGCCAACAGTCCGCCTATGAAAATGGCTTTCATGGCCAGTTACAACATAGATACCTTCCGACGTTTTGTTTTTGAAAGCAGTTTTTTATCGCGCTATGTTGTCCCACAGCAACAGTTGAACGCGGTGAAAGAAGATGACCGGGAACTGTTAATGCTTGGACTTTCCTGGATCGAAAGGTTTTTGTTTAGTGACGGGCCGCTAGAGGAACGCGCCTGA